Proteins from one Deinococcus apachensis DSM 19763 genomic window:
- a CDS encoding proline--tRNA ligase: MRVSQGLFVTWREAPSDAETRGIAMLTRAGFVRKLGSGLYANLPLMQRVLHRLETVIREELDGVAQEVSFPVLQPEGLWRESGRWEAYTQAEGIMFTVTDRAGRQLALGPTHEEVAVAVVRELARSYRDLPMSVYQIGRKFRDEMRPRFGLLRTREFTMKDGYSFHASPEDLRAHFEVMSEVYSRILTRLGVQWRVVEADSGNIGGADSREFMVLTAVGEDEVLYTGDGQYAANAERAVSPAADAGPGPFHTFGRRHTPDTATVATACAALGCQPAHMVKTVLYDAVFSRGGGRLLVPVLVSMRGDHSVNPVKLWNVVQARAVQVGGGTLLSLEVAQPETWAAEELPLGYLAPNLSDDLIARREGIHSAFLRLCDEAAATARNFTTGANETDWHVTGAHWGVQYLLPEVVEVRQARPGDASRHDPGQVLHSARGIEVGHVFQLGTRYARAMTAGFTAADGSTQPFHMGCYGIGVTRLAQAVAEQLSDERGVMWPPVIAPYQVILTVVDAQDERQMGAAETLYAQLRAAGVDVLLDDRAERVGVKFADADLTGIPYRVTLGRALEQGEVEVKVRRTSEVTRLAVSEVESYLRTQLASPGMR; encoded by the coding sequence ATGCGAGTGTCGCAGGGACTGTTCGTGACGTGGCGCGAGGCGCCGTCGGACGCGGAGACGCGGGGCATCGCCATGCTCACGCGGGCGGGTTTTGTTCGGAAGCTGGGGAGCGGGCTGTACGCCAACCTCCCCCTGATGCAGCGGGTGCTGCACAGGTTGGAAACCGTGATCCGGGAGGAACTTGACGGTGTGGCTCAGGAGGTGAGCTTCCCGGTCCTCCAGCCCGAGGGCCTGTGGCGCGAGTCGGGGCGCTGGGAGGCGTACACGCAGGCCGAGGGGATCATGTTCACCGTGACCGACCGGGCGGGGCGGCAGCTTGCCCTCGGGCCGACGCACGAGGAGGTCGCGGTGGCGGTGGTGCGTGAACTTGCCCGCAGCTACCGGGACCTGCCCATGAGCGTGTACCAGATCGGGCGCAAGTTCCGCGACGAAATGCGGCCCCGTTTTGGCCTGCTCAGGACACGGGAATTCACCATGAAGGACGGCTACTCCTTCCACGCCTCGCCGGAGGACCTGAGGGCGCACTTCGAGGTCATGAGCGAGGTGTATTCCCGCATTCTCACCCGGCTGGGCGTCCAGTGGCGGGTGGTGGAGGCCGATAGCGGGAACATCGGTGGGGCGGACAGCCGCGAGTTCATGGTCCTGACCGCCGTGGGCGAGGACGAGGTGCTGTACACCGGGGATGGGCAGTACGCCGCGAACGCCGAGCGGGCGGTGTCCCCTGCCGCCGACGCGGGGCCGGGTCCCTTCCACACCTTCGGGCGGCGCCACACTCCGGACACGGCGACGGTGGCGACCGCCTGTGCAGCCCTGGGCTGTCAGCCCGCCCACATGGTCAAGACTGTCCTGTACGACGCGGTGTTCTCGCGTGGAGGGGGAAGATTGCTCGTCCCGGTGCTCGTCAGCATGCGCGGGGACCACAGCGTGAATCCGGTGAAGCTCTGGAACGTGGTGCAGGCACGGGCCGTACAGGTGGGCGGTGGGACGCTCCTCTCCCTAGAGGTGGCCCAGCCGGAGACGTGGGCAGCGGAAGAACTGCCCCTGGGTTACCTCGCGCCCAATCTTTCTGATGACCTGATTGCCCGGCGGGAAGGGATACACTCGGCCTTCCTCCGCCTGTGCGACGAGGCGGCGGCGACGGCGCGAAACTTCACCACGGGCGCGAACGAGACGGATTGGCATGTCACGGGGGCGCACTGGGGCGTCCAGTATCTGTTGCCGGAGGTGGTGGAGGTCCGGCAGGCCCGGCCAGGAGACGCTTCCCGGCATGACCCCGGGCAGGTGCTGCACTCCGCCCGCGGCATCGAGGTGGGGCACGTCTTCCAACTGGGGACGAGGTACGCGCGGGCGATGACCGCCGGATTCACGGCAGCGGACGGCAGTACCCAGCCCTTCCACATGGGCTGCTACGGCATCGGCGTGACGCGGCTGGCCCAGGCGGTCGCCGAACAACTTTCGGACGAGCGGGGGGTGATGTGGCCGCCCGTGATCGCGCCCTATCAAGTCATCCTGACCGTCGTGGATGCCCAGGACGAGCGGCAGATGGGGGCAGCCGAAACTTTATACGCGCAACTTCGAGCGGCGGGTGTGGATGTGCTGCTGGATGACCGTGCGGAGCGCGTGGGCGTGAAGTTCGCGGACGCCGATTTGACTGGCATTCCCTACCGGGTCACCCTGGGCCGCGCGTTGGAGCAGGGTGAGGTGGAGGTCAAGGTGCGCCGAACGAGTGAAGTCACCAGGCTAGCCGTATCAGAAGTGGAATCCTATCTGCGGACGCAGCTCGCTTCCCCAGGCATGCGTTAG